The Streptobacillus ratti genome includes a region encoding these proteins:
- a CDS encoding aspartate kinase — protein MNRKIVVHKYGGSSVATTEKIMNIAKHLIEVKKSGKDLVVVVSAMGKTTDNLIKLANEISKNPDKRELDRLMSTGEQQTIALLSMALIELGQKAISLTGEQAGIKTLGLHTKNTIESINNEIILKNLNEGKIVIIAGFQGINENGDITTLGRGGSDTSAVALACSLNAECKIYTDVEGVYTIDPRVYENSKKIQYISYEEMMELAYLGAGVMEPRAVELGFKYGISIYVGKTLGMENGTIITFKEKIMEKKEIRGISINKNIVMVTIDGIPTYARNLYPIFKKASEYGVIIDMISQNDVIAEKGSIAFTSPRNDEEILKKMFDDLDHNYNILINSNVVKVSLVGIGLATSINTISKIFEVLSENNISFHQISTSEITISIVVDENIAENVARLLAEKFEL, from the coding sequence ATGAACAGAAAAATTGTAGTACATAAATATGGTGGCAGTTCAGTTGCAACAACAGAGAAAATAATGAATATTGCCAAACACTTAATTGAAGTAAAGAAATCTGGAAAAGATTTAGTAGTTGTAGTATCAGCTATGGGTAAAACTACAGATAATTTAATAAAATTAGCTAATGAAATTTCTAAAAATCCAGATAAAAGAGAACTTGATAGACTTATGTCTACAGGAGAACAACAAACTATTGCCTTGCTTTCTATGGCATTAATAGAACTTGGTCAAAAAGCTATATCTTTAACTGGAGAACAAGCAGGAATAAAAACGTTAGGTCTACATACTAAAAATACTATTGAAAGTATTAATAATGAAATAATTTTAAAAAATTTAAATGAGGGAAAGATAGTAATTATTGCAGGGTTTCAAGGTATTAATGAAAACGGAGATATTACCACTTTAGGTAGAGGTGGGTCAGATACATCAGCAGTAGCACTTGCATGTTCTCTTAATGCTGAATGTAAAATATATACAGATGTTGAGGGAGTTTATACTATAGATCCAAGGGTTTATGAAAATTCAAAAAAAATACAGTATATATCATATGAAGAAATGATGGAACTTGCATATCTTGGAGCAGGTGTAATGGAACCAAGAGCAGTAGAACTTGGTTTTAAATATGGTATTAGTATATATGTAGGAAAAACACTTGGAATGGAAAATGGAACAATAATTACATTTAAGGAGAAAATAATGGAAAAGAAAGAAATTAGAGGAATTTCTATTAATAAGAATATAGTTATGGTTACTATAGATGGAATACCAACTTATGCTAGAAATCTTTATCCTATTTTTAAAAAGGCTTCTGAATATGGTGTTATAATTGACATGATAAGTCAAAATGATGTAATAGCAGAAAAAGGAAGTATTGCATTTACATCACCTAGAAATGATGAAGAAATACTTAAAAAAATGTTTGATGATTTAGACCATAATTATAACATACTTATAAATAGTAATGTTGTAAAAGTATCTCTTGTTGGTATAGGACTTGCAACTTCAATAAATACTATTTCTAAAATTTTTGAAGTTTTATCAGAAAATAATATAAGTTTTCATCAAATTTCTACATCAGAAATAACTATTTCTATAGTAGTTGATGAAAATATAGCTGAAAATGTAGCAAGATTACTTGCAGAAAAATTTGAATTATAG
- a CDS encoding ABC transporter ATP-binding protein, whose translation MKVELKNVGKKYEGNDVYTLENINLEIESKDFCVILGPSGCGKSTLLRMIAGLNSITTGELLFDDKIMNKVHSKDRNIAMVFQSYALYPHMTVYDNMAFSLAMRKMDKKMIHERVLEAAKILQIEKYLYSKPSDISGGQRQRVALGRAIVRKPAVFLMDEPLSNLDAKLREHMRIELVKIHRNLDTTTIYVTHDQTEAMTMGTRIVLMNDSKIQQVGKPEEFYNKPQNIFVAKFIGSPTMNIMEGYIKDAHFISNSEEVVIKANEIDKERLREYEGKKVSLGIRSERFLSGEEHENRFAATIEVIEMLGKEKLLYCKLTDGTNLVVTMPGHYQYEIGEVHNFGFDTEALHFFDENGNRI comes from the coding sequence ATGAAAGTAGAATTAAAAAATGTAGGGAAAAAATATGAGGGAAATGATGTTTATACTTTAGAAAATATAAATTTAGAAATAGAAAGTAAAGATTTTTGTGTTATACTAGGTCCATCAGGGTGTGGAAAATCAACATTATTAAGAATGATAGCTGGATTAAACTCAATTACAACAGGAGAGTTATTATTTGATGATAAAATAATGAATAAAGTACACTCAAAAGATAGAAATATAGCAATGGTTTTCCAAAGTTATGCACTATATCCACATATGACAGTTTATGATAACATGGCATTTTCTCTTGCTATGAGAAAAATGGATAAAAAAATGATACATGAAAGAGTTTTAGAAGCAGCTAAAATTCTACAAATAGAAAAATATCTTTACTCTAAACCATCTGATATTTCAGGAGGACAAAGACAAAGGGTTGCACTTGGACGTGCTATTGTTAGAAAACCAGCAGTATTCTTAATGGATGAACCATTATCTAACTTAGATGCTAAGTTAAGAGAACATATGAGAATAGAGTTAGTTAAAATACATAGAAATTTAGATACAACTACTATATATGTTACACATGATCAAACAGAAGCTATGACTATGGGAACAAGAATAGTATTAATGAATGATAGTAAAATACAACAAGTTGGTAAACCAGAAGAATTTTATAACAAACCTCAAAATATATTTGTAGCTAAATTTATTGGTTCTCCTACTATGAATATTATGGAGGGATATATTAAAGATGCTCACTTCATATCTAATTCTGAAGAAGTTGTTATTAAAGCTAATGAGATAGATAAAGAAAGATTAAGAGAATATGAAGGTAAAAAAGTATCTTTAGGTATTAGATCTGAAAGATTTTTAAGTGGAGAAGAACATGAAAATAGATTTGCTGCAACTATAGAAGTTATAGAAATGTTAGGTAAAGAAAAATTACTTTACTGTAAATTAACTGATGGAACTAATTTAGTTGTTACAATGCCTGGACATTATCAATATGAAATTGGTGAAGTTCATAATTTCGGATTTGATACAGAAGCTTTACATTTCTTTGATGAAAATGGAAATAGAATATAG
- a CDS encoding sugar ABC transporter permease: MAKKSKNTNLYLSDKPPLNFAGKVGLGLSYTILTIWALLIIVPLLFMVVASFNGEQQKYLILGSSFTFSLKHYSILFSKTLFLRWVVNTIVIATATALFTLFIVSFTGYVYSRFRFKGKKVSLMAIMLIQVIPAFAGIAAYYTMHQIIVSIFPFFTRTLMLISIYSIGGIAGNTFILKGYIDSISPELDEAARMEGSSNMQVYRLIIMPIAKPMLAIIALWSFIGPFMDFLLPRILLTNPKQYTLAAGLFTLIADDRTRLEPVFAAGGILTAIPIVLLFIILQKQLVSGLSSGSVKG; encoded by the coding sequence ATGGCTAAGAAAAGTAAAAATACTAATTTATATTTATCAGATAAACCACCTTTGAATTTTGCAGGAAAAGTTGGATTAGGACTTAGTTATACTATTTTAACTATTTGGGCTTTATTAATAATAGTACCACTTTTATTTATGGTTGTTGCATCATTTAATGGAGAACAACAAAAATATTTAATATTAGGTTCAAGTTTTACTTTTTCATTAAAACATTACAGTATTTTATTTAGTAAAACATTGTTTTTAAGATGGGTAGTAAATACTATAGTTATAGCAACAGCTACAGCTTTATTTACATTATTTATAGTATCTTTCACAGGATATGTATACTCAAGATTTAGATTTAAAGGTAAAAAAGTATCATTAATGGCAATAATGTTAATTCAAGTTATACCAGCATTTGCAGGAATAGCTGCTTATTATACTATGCACCAGATTATAGTATCTATTTTTCCTTTCTTTACAAGAACATTAATGTTAATATCAATCTATTCAATAGGTGGTATAGCAGGTAATACTTTTATACTTAAAGGTTATATAGATTCTATATCTCCAGAACTTGATGAGGCTGCTAGAATGGAAGGTTCTTCTAATATGCAGGTTTATAGATTGATAATTATGCCTATAGCAAAACCTATGTTAGCTATAATTGCATTATGGTCATTTATAGGTCCATTTATGGATTTCTTATTACCAAGAATATTACTTACAAATCCTAAACAATATACACTTGCAGCTGGTTTATTTACGTTAATTGCTGATGATAGAACAAGACTAGAACCAGTGTTTGCTGCAGGAGGAATTTTAACAGCAATACCGATAGTATTATTATTTATAATACTACAAAAACAATTAGTATCTGGATTAAGTAGTGGATCAGTGAAAGGATAG
- a CDS encoding MATE family efflux transporter: MNNLLKMNLDERREMIIHGDTIKTILFLTIPTFMMSIVQVLIPFSDGLFLNRILGTDVGASVSYVQPVYNMLIAISQGLSVVAMSMIGQLNGKGEFKGVKNVSLQVLIFGFILGIFLMPICFFGADFLAPNDPVIRNYAITYFSLSALIIPFQFMASIFNAIKSATGEPEATFYRMIVLLILKILFNFIYLIFFKMGLKGAIFASLTAYIFTTVWMYYDLFIRKYKFKLSIMEYRFDYSVVKEMIRLSIPTILSFTSINLGFYLINAEIEIYGTDVFAGLAIASQINNICFTVPTSIGTTVTTMISMNIGVGNVKKSKDIYKKGLLIGEIVALILLVIVLSSSKYLIALYEPSYNVAIKTQEALNIYTYSVFPFALFIITQSVFNALGRNIYPLIMSFLRIWVFRYLFILVTSSYLGYYSIFYGNLFSNFLAAAIFYVIIRNSSWRSNIKYE, from the coding sequence ATGAATAATTTATTAAAAATGAATTTAGATGAAAGACGTGAAATGATAATACATGGGGATACTATAAAAACAATACTTTTTTTAACTATACCAACATTTATGATGTCTATAGTTCAAGTACTTATACCATTTTCAGATGGATTGTTTCTAAATAGAATATTGGGGACAGATGTTGGAGCAAGTGTTTCATATGTACAACCTGTGTATAATATGTTAATAGCTATATCTCAAGGATTAAGTGTAGTGGCTATGTCAATGATAGGTCAGTTAAATGGTAAAGGAGAATTTAAAGGTGTAAAAAATGTTTCTTTACAAGTATTAATTTTTGGCTTTATATTAGGAATATTTTTAATGCCTATATGTTTTTTTGGAGCTGATTTTTTAGCACCAAATGACCCTGTTATTAGAAATTATGCTATAACATATTTTTCTCTTAGTGCATTAATAATACCATTTCAATTTATGGCATCTATATTCAATGCTATTAAAAGTGCGACTGGTGAGCCAGAAGCAACTTTTTATAGAATGATAGTATTATTAATATTAAAAATTTTATTTAATTTTATTTATTTGATTTTCTTTAAAATGGGACTTAAAGGTGCAATATTTGCTTCATTAACGGCATATATTTTTACAACAGTTTGGATGTATTATGATTTGTTTATAAGAAAATATAAGTTTAAACTTAGCATTATGGAATATAGATTTGATTATTCTGTAGTTAAAGAAATGATAAGATTATCAATACCAACTATATTATCATTTACTTCAATAAATTTAGGTTTTTATTTAATTAATGCTGAAATAGAAATTTATGGTACTGATGTTTTTGCTGGACTTGCAATTGCATCACAGATAAATAATATATGTTTTACCGTTCCAACATCTATAGGAACTACGGTAACAACTATGATAAGTATGAATATAGGGGTAGGGAATGTTAAAAAATCTAAAGATATATATAAAAAGGGTTTATTGATAGGAGAAATAGTAGCATTAATACTTTTAGTTATAGTTCTTTCAAGTTCAAAATATTTAATTGCCTTATATGAGCCAAGCTATAATGTAGCAATAAAAACACAAGAAGCACTAAATATTTATACATATTCAGTATTTCCTTTTGCATTATTTATTATTACACAATCAGTATTTAATGCTTTAGGTAGAAATATATACCCCCTTATAATGTCATTTTTAAGAATATGGGTATTTAGATATTTATTTATACTTGTTACAAGTTCATACCTAGGATATTATTCAATATTTTATGGTAATTTATTTTCAAATTTTTTAGCAGCAGCGATATTTTATGTGATAATTAGAAATAGTAGTTGGAGGAGTAATATTAAATATGAATAA
- a CDS encoding FAD-dependent oxidoreductase — MRIVVIGGGASGMMFSTQYKKMNPNDEIILFEKTPYVSWAGCPSPYYIANELPLKKVIGSPADSFINKGIDVRINTKVSEINFDEKYVIVNNEKVSYDKLVLAIGAKSTLDIKKDKYYSLSHAVDAIEIKNFIENNKPKNALVLGLGFIGLEMVEALLLNNINVTVVEKANDVFNILPLEYRNILKEKIENKNVKLILGNGVKEFNDENVILENDEKIDFDMLIISTGITTKTEILGNKITLLNNKIVVDDNFKTNIEDVYALGDAVLNKNIITNEYTYAPFGDVANKHGMMLAKLLSGKKSEFIGVINTYATSFFDLKIAGTGLTEASAINKGYNVGKVNMEVLTKNSGFKDSISGSAEIIYDKDTNTVLGATMIGNEAVAQFIDQISIVIRFKIKIDDLISVDFAYSPTNASVWNPLLVLYRKVIK; from the coding sequence ATGAGAATAGTTGTAATAGGTGGAGGGGCGTCAGGAATGATGTTTTCTACACAATATAAAAAAATGAATCCAAATGACGAGATAATTTTATTTGAAAAAACTCCATATGTTTCATGGGCTGGATGTCCATCTCCATATTATATAGCAAATGAATTACCACTTAAAAAAGTTATAGGTTCTCCAGCTGATTCTTTTATAAACAAAGGAATAGATGTAAGAATAAACACTAAAGTAAGTGAAATAAATTTTGATGAAAAATATGTTATAGTTAATAACGAAAAAGTTTCATATGATAAATTAGTATTAGCCATTGGTGCTAAATCTACTTTAGATATTAAAAAAGATAAATACTATAGCTTATCACATGCAGTTGATGCAATAGAAATCAAAAATTTCATAGAAAATAATAAACCTAAAAATGCCTTAGTTTTAGGCTTAGGATTTATAGGTTTAGAAATGGTTGAAGCATTACTATTAAATAATATTAATGTAACTGTTGTAGAAAAAGCTAATGATGTATTTAATATATTACCATTAGAATATAGAAATATATTAAAAGAAAAAATAGAAAATAAAAATGTTAAATTAATTCTAGGTAATGGAGTTAAAGAATTTAATGATGAAAATGTAATATTAGAAAATGATGAAAAAATAGATTTTGATATGTTAATAATATCTACAGGTATAACTACTAAAACTGAAATATTAGGAAATAAAATTACCTTATTAAACAATAAAATAGTTGTTGATGATAACTTTAAAACAAATATAGAAGATGTCTATGCCTTAGGAGATGCTGTATTAAATAAAAATATCATAACTAATGAATATACTTATGCTCCTTTTGGTGATGTTGCTAATAAGCATGGAATGATGCTTGCTAAATTACTTTCAGGTAAAAAATCAGAATTTATAGGTGTTATAAATACATATGCAACTTCATTCTTTGATTTAAAAATTGCTGGTACAGGATTAACAGAAGCATCTGCAATAAACAAAGGATACAATGTAGGTAAGGTAAATATGGAGGTATTAACTAAAAATTCTGGATTTAAGGATTCTATTTCTGGAAGTGCTGAAATAATTTATGATAAAGATACTAATACTGTACTTGGAGCAACTATGATAGGAAATGAGGCTGTAGCTCAATTTATAGATCAAATTTCTATAGTTATTAGATTTAAAATAAAAATAGATGATTTAATTTCTGTAGATTTTGCATACTCACCAACTAATGCTAGTGTATGGAACCCATTACTAGTACTTTATAGAAAAGTAATAAAATAG
- a CDS encoding toxin-antitoxin system YwqK family antitoxin, with the protein MRVYLGLDNTPILNGEYKILKSVDYLTEIIGIENYKNGLLDGKKIVFDNSGIGKLIKSLNYENGVLVSEDDIDNPNEYIQLAIDENKASKRNGNYILYANDETSIFTLKNGMFEKNKWIFNDNPNFENPILLSIEHFIANHHVGEQVFFHEDGKIMLIEYYREHTGALPEKSTWFDYDEDGNLISERNFRRNKKDGRHKYYDKNGTIYKDISYRDGKLFGPSIYYKEDGTKLIIDYEFGFKIGERVE; encoded by the coding sequence ATGAGAGTTTATTTAGGTTTGGACAATACTCCCATTTTAAATGGAGAATACAAAATATTAAAATCTGTTGATTATCTAACTGAAATTATAGGTATAGAAAATTATAAAAATGGGCTTTTAGATGGAAAAAAAATAGTTTTTGATAATTCAGGTATAGGAAAACTTATTAAATCATTAAATTATGAAAATGGCGTATTAGTTTCTGAAGATGATATTGATAATCCTAATGAATACATTCAACTTGCAATTGATGAGAATAAAGCTTCAAAAAGAAATGGAAACTATATACTTTATGCAAATGATGAAACATCTATTTTCACTTTAAAAAATGGTATGTTTGAAAAAAATAAATGGATATTTAATGATAATCCTAACTTTGAAAATCCTATTTTGTTATCAATAGAACATTTTATAGCTAATCATCATGTAGGAGAACAAGTATTTTTCCATGAAGATGGTAAAATAATGTTAATTGAATATTATAGAGAACATACAGGAGCCTTACCTGAAAAATCAACTTGGTTTGACTATGATGAAGATGGTAACCTTATATCAGAAAGAAACTTCAGAAGAAACAAAAAAGACGGTAGACATAAATACTATGATAAAAATGGTACTATATATAAAGATATTTCATATAGAGATGGTAAATTATTTGGACCTTCAATTTATTACAAAGAAGATGGCACAAAACTTATAATCGATTATGAATTTGGTTTTAAAATAGGAGAAAGAGTAGAATAA
- a CDS encoding anaerobic sulfatase maturase, protein MKINKLRSLNLLIKPASCNCNLRCSYCFYFDVAENRETYTYGNMSFETLENLVKKVYDCVEYQVNFIFQGGEPTMRGINYYYKLHELIEKYNINNVNTTFSLQTNGTLLNKRWFDLFKKYNYLIGVSLDGTKDIHDIFRIDIRQKGTFDSVLNNINKLREQQIDFNILCVVNSEVSKNAKEIYNFFKEQQFKFIQFIPALDPLKNYDEQDYTLTAENYGEFLDEIFNLWYEDLKKGNFISIRYFENLLLILSGRNPEACDMVGHCSVNTVIEADGSVYPCDFYVVDERRLGNINTQTIPEIIFSQKATEFVRESFKIDEKCKTCKYLKICRTGCKRHKDENNVNKFCYSYKYFFGKNLDKLVDIRNRFIK, encoded by the coding sequence ATGAAAATAAATAAACTAAGAAGTCTGAACTTATTAATTAAACCTGCATCTTGCAATTGTAATTTAAGATGTAGTTATTGCTTTTACTTTGATGTTGCAGAAAATAGAGAAACATATACTTATGGAAATATGTCTTTTGAAACATTAGAAAATTTAGTAAAAAAAGTTTATGACTGTGTAGAATATCAAGTAAACTTCATATTCCAAGGTGGAGAGCCTACAATGAGAGGTATAAATTATTATTATAAACTTCATGAACTTATAGAAAAATATAATATAAATAATGTAAATACAACATTTTCTCTACAAACAAATGGAACTTTATTAAATAAAAGATGGTTTGATTTATTTAAAAAATATAATTATCTAATTGGTGTATCACTTGATGGAACTAAAGATATACATGATATTTTCAGAATAGATATTAGGCAAAAAGGAACATTTGATTCTGTACTTAATAATATAAATAAATTAAGAGAACAACAAATTGATTTTAACATATTGTGTGTTGTAAACTCAGAAGTTTCAAAAAATGCAAAAGAAATATACAATTTTTTTAAAGAACAACAATTTAAATTTATACAATTTATTCCAGCTTTAGATCCTCTAAAAAATTATGATGAGCAAGATTATACTTTAACTGCTGAAAATTATGGTGAATTTTTAGATGAGATTTTTAATCTATGGTATGAAGATTTAAAAAAAGGTAATTTTATAAGTATAAGATACTTTGAAAATCTTTTATTAATTTTATCAGGAAGAAATCCTGAAGCATGTGATATGGTTGGTCATTGTTCTGTTAATACTGTTATAGAGGCTGATGGTTCTGTATATCCTTGTGATTTCTATGTTGTTGATGAAAGAAGATTAGGAAATATCAATACTCAAACTATACCTGAAATTATATTCTCACAAAAGGCAACAGAGTTTGTAAGAGAATCATTTAAAATTGATGAAAAATGTAAAACTTGTAAATATTTAAAAATATGTAGAACTGGGTGTAAAAGACATAAAGATGAAAATAATGTAAACAAATTCTGTTATAGTTATAAATATTTTTTTGGAAAAAATTTAGATAAACTTGTGGATATAAGAAATAGATTTATTAAATAA
- a CDS encoding SDR family NAD(P)-dependent oxidoreductase, giving the protein MNNSYILITGASSGIGMEIAQNYAKKGKNLILVARRIDILEKFKEKYRDIDIHVIQKDLSLISSAKEIYEYTKSKNLFVEILINNAGVGLFGDFSETSLDKEIDMINLNILSLVSLTKLYLQDMLKYDRGKILNVSSIASFMPGPKMSIYYATKSFVTSFTNAISHELKDSNIKVSILAPGATSTEFVKSSNLENSKLFDNMRVASPKNVADYALKHIGKRMIIPGILNKITVFLVRFVPVKLLMIFVEKIQERKEK; this is encoded by the coding sequence ATGAATAATAGCTATATTTTAATTACTGGAGCTAGTTCTGGTATAGGAATGGAAATTGCACAAAATTATGCAAAAAAAGGTAAAAATTTAATTTTGGTTGCAAGAAGAATTGATATTTTAGAAAAATTTAAAGAGAAATATAGGGACATAGATATACATGTAATACAAAAGGATTTAAGTTTGATATCTAGTGCCAAAGAGATATATGAATACACAAAAAGCAAAAATCTATTTGTAGAAATACTTATTAATAATGCAGGAGTTGGACTGTTTGGAGATTTTTCAGAAACTTCCCTTGACAAAGAAATAGATATGATAAATTTAAATATATTATCTTTAGTATCATTAACTAAGCTATATCTTCAAGATATGTTAAAATATGATAGAGGTAAAATATTAAATGTATCTTCTATAGCAAGTTTTATGCCTGGACCTAAAATGAGTATATATTATGCTACAAAATCATTTGTAACATCTTTTACTAATGCGATATCTCATGAATTAAAAGACAGTAATATTAAAGTTTCTATTTTAGCACCGGGTGCAACTAGTACAGAATTTGTTAAAAGTTCTAATTTAGAAAATTCTAAATTATTTGATAATATGCGTGTTGCTAGTCCTAAAAATGTTGCAGATTATGCTTTAAAACATATTGGAAAAAGAATGATTATTCCTGGAATTTTAAATAAGATAACAGTATTTTTAGTTAGGTTTGTACCTGTTAAATTATTGATGATTTTTGTTGAAAAAATACAGGAAAGAAAGGAAAAATAA
- the dapB gene encoding 4-hydroxy-tetrahydrodipicolinate reductase, whose product MKVLVVGAGVMSEYLINSIKDKGYEFVGRVDIFGKGEFNSFSKVDKEFDVIIDFSNHLLTSDILEFAVSKKKNVLIATTGHSSDEVKIIENASKDIAILKSTNTSFGVNALNKIVEYATKILKDFDIELVEAHHNRKIDAPSGTANTLLDIIDSCFDEKRNRVYGRKDEKRQENEIGVHSIRGGSIVGEHSVIYAKGDEIIELKHSAMSRKIFSDGAVNVISKLVKLENGLYNMKDVM is encoded by the coding sequence ATGAAAGTATTGGTAGTTGGTGCAGGAGTAATGTCAGAATATTTAATAAATTCTATTAAGGATAAAGGATATGAATTTGTAGGAAGAGTAGATATATTTGGTAAGGGTGAATTTAATTCTTTTTCTAAGGTTGATAAGGAATTTGATGTCATAATTGATTTTTCAAATCATTTATTAACATCTGATATTTTAGAGTTTGCAGTATCTAAAAAGAAAAATGTATTGATTGCTACTACAGGTCATAGTAGTGATGAAGTGAAAATTATAGAAAATGCTAGTAAAGATATAGCTATACTTAAATCGACTAATACCTCTTTTGGAGTTAATGCTTTAAATAAAATAGTTGAATATGCAACTAAAATACTTAAAGATTTTGATATAGAGCTGGTGGAAGCACATCATAATAGAAAAATAGATGCTCCTAGTGGTACAGCTAATACTTTACTTGATATTATTGATTCTTGTTTTGATGAAAAAAGAAATAGAGTATATGGAAGAAAAGATGAAAAAAGACAAGAAAATGAAATAGGAGTTCACTCTATTAGAGGTGGTTCCATTGTTGGAGAACATTCAGTAATATATGCTAAAGGAGATGAAATAATAGAATTAAAACATAGTGCTATGTCAAGAAAAATATTTTCAGATGGTGCAGTAAATGTTATTTCTAAATTAGTAAAACTTGAAAATGGATTATATAATATGAAAGATGTAATGTAA